The Streptomyces sp. HUAS MG91 sequence CCAGGCCACCGCCGACCCCACGGCGAGCGTGGCCACCGTGGCGACGCCGATCAGCAGCCACCTGCGCTTGCGAGCGCGTGATTCCGAGGCCTCGGCGAGCGCCGCCCAGTCCGGAGCGTTTCCGTTGTCATTGGGCCCCCACTGGGGTCCCCCCTGCCCGAAGCTCATGGGGCGCATCTTAAACGTGGTGCGTGAGCGCCGGGAGGCGGAGCGCGTTTTGACCCGTGCGGGGGCCCGCGGGTAGTCTGCCTAGTCGTTATGTGTATTGGTTCGCTCATTCTCATGTGAGACGCCCTTACACGGGTTCCCTGGAGCAGTTACCAGTGGGCGGCATACGGGCGCTGAACCCGGCACTGTCGTCCCCAGCTGCACGATCGCTTCAGTGATGCCATTTTCAGCACCCATCCACTGAAGAAGAAGGCTGCTAAGTGCGTACGTACAGCCCTAAGCCCGGCGATGTGACTCGCCAGTGGCACGTCATCGACGCGCAGGACATCGTCCTGGGACGTCTGGCCACCACTGCCGCGACCCTCCTCCGTGGCAAGCACAAGCCGACCTATGCCCCGCACATGGACATGGGCGACTTCGTCGTCATCATCAACGCCGACAAGGTTCACCTGTCCGGCAACAAGAAGACCCAGAAGATGGCGTACCGCCACTCCGGCTACCCGGGTGGTCTGCGCTCCGTCCGTTACGACGAGCTTCTGGAGAAGAACCCCGAGAAGGCCGTCGAGAAGGCCATCAAGGGCATGCTCCCCAAGAACACGCTCGGCCGTCAGATGATCTCGAAGCTGAAGGTCTACTCGGGCGACCAGCACCCGCACGCTGCCCAGCAGCCGGTGCCGTTCGAGATCACCCAGGTCGCGCAGTAGTACCGGCCACAGCCCCAAAGACAGAAAAGAATCTGAGGAGAACCGTGGCCGAGACCACTGCCGAGACGCCGGTCGAAGAGATCGTCGACGTCGAGAGCTACACCACCGAGTCGGACGCGCCCGTCGAGGGCGAGTACACCTCGGAGTCCAACCCCGCCCGCTTCGGCGACCCGCAGCCGGCCGCCGGCCTGGGCCGTCGCAAGAACGCCATCGCGCGCGTCCGCATCGTGCCGGGCACGGGCAAGTGGAAGGTCAACGGGCGCACGCTCGAGGACTACTTCCCGAACAAGGTCCACCAGCAGGAAGTCAACGAGCCCTTCAAGGTGCTCGAGCTCGACGGCCGCTACGACGTCATCGCCCGCATCGCGGGTGGCGGTGTCTCCGGCCAGGCCGGCGCCCTGCGCCTCGGTGTTGCCCGCGCGCTGAACGAGGCCGACGTGGACAACAACCGCCCGGCGCTCAAGAAGGCCGGTTACCTCAAGCGTGACGACCGTGCGGTCGAGCGCAAGAAGGCCGGTCTCAAGAAGGCCCGCAAGGCCCCGCAGTACAGCAAGCGCTAAAGCTCGCTGCCTGCTTGTTTTTCCCGTTCGCCCCGGCGGCACTTCGCGTGCTGCCGGGGCGTTCGGCTTAT is a genomic window containing:
- the rplM gene encoding 50S ribosomal protein L13, with product MRTYSPKPGDVTRQWHVIDAQDIVLGRLATTAATLLRGKHKPTYAPHMDMGDFVVIINADKVHLSGNKKTQKMAYRHSGYPGGLRSVRYDELLEKNPEKAVEKAIKGMLPKNTLGRQMISKLKVYSGDQHPHAAQQPVPFEITQVAQ
- the rpsI gene encoding 30S ribosomal protein S9; protein product: MAETTAETPVEEIVDVESYTTESDAPVEGEYTSESNPARFGDPQPAAGLGRRKNAIARVRIVPGTGKWKVNGRTLEDYFPNKVHQQEVNEPFKVLELDGRYDVIARIAGGGVSGQAGALRLGVARALNEADVDNNRPALKKAGYLKRDDRAVERKKAGLKKARKAPQYSKR